The following coding sequences lie in one Tichowtungia aerotolerans genomic window:
- a CDS encoding response regulator transcription factor, translated as MSSNKRFQVLIVDDHPVVRQGLHQLLNDDDHLFICGEATSAAECISKMNKLAPDMILSDISLPGTDGIELTKEIRQLNPNIPVLIFSIHGEDIYAERALSAGANGYVMKQENPDVLLKAIHKVLEGEIFLSPKMTTRMLKQMSQNRSSVQQEATTGVQKLSDRELEVFELIGNGYSTRRIADRLHLSIKTIETYRLHIKDKLNLKDAPELTYRAVHWVETESKAS; from the coding sequence ATGAGTTCAAACAAGCGATTCCAGGTTCTGATTGTCGATGACCATCCTGTTGTTCGGCAGGGACTGCATCAGCTGCTCAACGATGACGACCATCTGTTTATCTGTGGAGAAGCCACCAGCGCCGCAGAATGCATCTCAAAAATGAATAAACTGGCCCCGGATATGATTCTTTCTGACATATCCCTGCCCGGCACAGACGGGATTGAGCTGACCAAGGAAATTCGACAACTCAATCCGAACATTCCGGTTCTCATTTTTTCCATTCACGGTGAAGATATCTATGCAGAACGGGCGCTCAGTGCCGGCGCCAACGGCTACGTGATGAAACAGGAGAATCCGGACGTTCTTCTGAAAGCTATTCACAAAGTTTTGGAGGGTGAAATTTTTCTCAGTCCGAAAATGACGACCCGCATGCTGAAACAGATGAGTCAGAACCGCTCATCCGTTCAGCAGGAAGCAACGACCGGTGTTCAGAAGCTGAGCGACCGTGAGCTGGAAGTTTTTGAGCTGATCGGAAACGGATATTCCACTCGCCGGATTGCAGATCGCCTCCATCTAAGCATCAAAACGATCGAAACCTATCGATTGCACATCAAAGACAAGTTAAACCTGAAAGATGCCCCGGAACTGACGTATCGGGCCGTCCATTGGGTCGAAACCGAGTCTAAGGCGTCATAA
- a CDS encoding type II secretion system protein, which translates to MKRKQKAGFTLVELMIVAAIIAILAAIIIPLLSSNRDTAIAAEAHNLCGTVATACKVYYAKNGAGPTSTADLPATTQTELENAKYYDESDIEIDWTSPAAWTITVTSGANVYSTGTAEDLTLNQAGTWGGSLVTKGIAAAN; encoded by the coding sequence ATGAAGAGAAAACAGAAAGCAGGGTTCACCCTGGTCGAACTGATGATCGTGGCTGCGATTATCGCAATTCTGGCTGCGATTATCATTCCGCTTCTGTCGTCAAATCGTGATACCGCGATTGCCGCAGAGGCTCACAACCTGTGTGGAACGGTTGCTACAGCCTGTAAGGTTTATTATGCAAAAAACGGTGCAGGTCCTACCAGCACTGCTGATTTGCCGGCAACCACTCAAACCGAACTGGAAAATGCAAAATATTACGATGAGTCAGATATTGAGATTGACTGGACCAGCCCCGCGGCATGGACAATCACAGTAACCAGTGGAGCTAACGTTTACTCAACTGGAACCGCCGAGGATCTTACGCTGAATCAAGCAGGCACATGGGGAGGCTCGTTGGTTACCAAAGGAATTGCAGCAGCCAACTAA
- a CDS encoding GspE/PulE family protein encodes MNTRKTMTQQQLQELFLEHEDEEVSLHHIAEHCGLASAKELAEAFSELLNIPFMDIPEECHIERSVIELVPEPVAKRYTLIPFEQNNEHSLTVVMANPLDLDAIDTVRSQTKLEVHRVVGVEDDILRLINKSYQAESYIEEGLQDIISLENIDLDLDPGDTMHVELDHLKDQANDVPVIRFVNLLLMGAIRDRASDIHFEPGERSVSVRFRVDGVLREVTPPPRALYAAIATRIKILSELDIAEHRLPQDGRFKFKVHGRVIDVRVSVLPVAHGEKVVLRILDREALLVDMVDVGFDPVMLQQFKTILNHPNGIILLTGPTGSGKTTTLYSALNYLKNPERNIQTVEDPIEYLIDGINQTAIRPQINLDFANCLRSILRQDPDIIMIGEIRDMETAQIATRSSLTGHLVLSTLHTNDAPSSFSRLRDIGVPSYLISATVRLVIAQRLVRKICSRCKEETTANPEQVELISRICPDAPSWKFYHGKGCPDCQHTGFHGRTGIFEFLKVSDEFRRLVAEDANDNVLRDTAIRGGMETLASNGFIKVKSGVTTVDEVLHVTQQI; translated from the coding sequence ATGAACACTCGGAAAACAATGACGCAGCAGCAATTGCAGGAACTTTTTCTCGAGCATGAGGATGAAGAAGTCTCTCTGCATCATATTGCAGAGCACTGCGGATTGGCGTCTGCCAAAGAACTGGCAGAGGCCTTTTCCGAGCTGTTGAATATTCCGTTTATGGATATTCCAGAGGAATGCCATATCGAGCGGTCAGTGATTGAGCTGGTCCCCGAACCCGTTGCCAAGCGTTACACACTGATTCCGTTTGAGCAGAACAACGAACACTCACTGACCGTCGTTATGGCAAACCCCCTCGATCTGGACGCGATCGATACTGTGCGCTCCCAGACGAAACTGGAAGTGCACCGTGTTGTTGGCGTCGAAGACGATATTCTCAGGCTGATTAACAAATCCTATCAGGCAGAGTCCTACATTGAAGAAGGTCTGCAGGATATTATCTCCCTGGAAAACATTGACCTGGACCTGGATCCGGGTGACACCATGCATGTGGAACTGGATCATCTCAAGGATCAGGCCAATGATGTCCCTGTTATCCGTTTCGTCAATCTTCTGCTGATGGGAGCCATTCGCGACCGGGCCAGTGACATCCATTTTGAACCGGGGGAACGCAGTGTTTCCGTACGGTTCAGGGTCGATGGGGTTTTAAGAGAAGTTACCCCTCCTCCCCGCGCCTTGTATGCTGCAATTGCTACACGGATTAAGATTCTGTCAGAACTGGATATTGCCGAACACCGTCTGCCTCAGGACGGAAGATTTAAGTTCAAAGTTCATGGACGAGTGATTGATGTGCGCGTATCTGTCCTTCCGGTTGCTCACGGAGAAAAAGTTGTTCTTCGCATTCTTGACCGGGAAGCGCTGCTGGTTGACATGGTCGATGTCGGTTTTGATCCGGTGATGCTGCAGCAGTTCAAAACCATACTCAATCACCCAAACGGAATCATTCTGTTGACCGGACCAACCGGCAGCGGCAAAACCACGACACTTTACAGTGCATTAAATTACCTCAAAAATCCGGAACGAAACATACAGACCGTAGAAGACCCGATTGAGTACCTGATCGACGGCATAAACCAGACCGCGATTCGTCCTCAGATCAATCTTGATTTTGCAAACTGCCTGCGTTCCATCCTGCGCCAAGACCCTGACATTATTATGATTGGGGAAATTCGCGACATGGAAACCGCCCAGATTGCAACCCGATCTTCTTTAACCGGTCATTTGGTTCTAAGCACATTGCACACGAATGATGCTCCCTCGTCTTTCAGCCGGCTGCGTGACATCGGCGTGCCCTCTTATCTGATTTCAGCAACCGTTCGTCTGGTTATCGCTCAAAGGCTGGTTCGCAAAATCTGCTCGCGGTGCAAAGAAGAAACAACCGCCAACCCAGAGCAGGTTGAATTAATCTCGAGAATCTGCCCGGACGCACCTTCCTGGAAATTCTATCACGGCAAGGGATGTCCGGATTGCCAGCACACCGGTTTCCATGGACGCACCGGAATTTTTGAGTTTCTCAAAGTGTCCGATGAATTCAGACGACTGGTAGCTGAAGATGCGAATGACAATGTTCTGCGTGATACCGCAATTCGAGGCGGGATGGAAACGCTTGCCAGCAATGGTTTTATAAAGGTGAAGTCAGGAGTCACAACCGTGGACGAGGTGCTCCATGTAACTCAACAAATCTAA
- a CDS encoding sensor histidine kinase: MLRLCDMEKHRIGRDLHDSIGQQLTGISLLSKAVEHRLRKSGHQEAESLMKISELVDDAIDQVRAVVSGMAPSELHNRDAAAAIRILCRRIQQIHDISCSFSNELPVPLADPDIAKNLYFIAAEAINNAIRHSRADQIDVRLRPGTSSKNGELIIRNNSNKCNLNSFSELTGIGLTGMHFRAEVMNGQLDILRYPDDYIGIVCSFQLP, from the coding sequence ATGCTGAGGCTGTGCGATATGGAAAAACACCGAATCGGTCGGGATCTGCATGATTCGATCGGTCAGCAGTTGACCGGCATCAGTCTGCTCAGCAAAGCGGTTGAACATCGGCTGCGCAAGTCCGGGCACCAGGAAGCAGAGTCACTGATGAAGATTTCTGAACTGGTGGACGATGCGATTGATCAGGTGCGGGCTGTTGTGTCCGGAATGGCCCCTTCTGAGCTTCACAATCGTGACGCGGCAGCGGCAATACGTATTCTCTGCCGACGGATCCAGCAGATCCATGATATCAGCTGCTCTTTTTCCAACGAACTGCCTGTTCCTCTGGCCGATCCGGATATCGCAAAAAATCTTTATTTTATTGCGGCGGAAGCAATCAACAACGCCATTCGGCACAGTCGGGCGGATCAGATTGATGTGCGTTTGCGCCCGGGGACTTCTTCAAAAAACGGCGAACTCATTATTCGCAACAACAGCAATAAGTGTAACCTGAATTCCTTTTCCGAACTGACCGGCATTGGGCTGACCGGCATGCATTTCCGGGCAGAAGTCATGAACGGACAATTGGATATTCTTCGTTATCCCGATGATTACATCGGCATTGTCTGTTCGTTCCAACTGCCTTAA
- a CDS encoding secretin and TonB N-terminal domain-containing protein → MRNKTHRKPPFGVQTSILLSMLLCLSASAQMTGEELSATNETDTISATGTSDYVSIQVDGGTIRQVLNAFAMQTQRNVVIGPEVVSEDVNIHLNQVRWDEALEVILKPYGYGYRMVGNTIVISELENLASLAAVEPLETRVFDLRFLDAGDVKEMLEGQLSSRGSMSIMQTSGQKGWEFAAQSRMYSRSGATLTKRQRLVDEENSAQAKSKTIIVTDIPSILDSIESVLETIDQIPKQILVEAKFIEVNDNFLRDIGVELGGTVKLGGNPISFQDKFFDASPSAFDPVSTDISGKRTLNTFGQLSFESGGAEFLLNMLQEDDDSNVLSSPRVLTLNNQEATIIVGQKYPIIESDVSGSGGDAITSTTLDYYENIGIQLNVVPQISDEGFINMIVHPSVSSIVGFESGAVSTGGSTDNQALTQYPIINVREAETQILLKDQETTVIGGLLEERDGMTEFKVPLLGDIPFLGALFRRQTSDQRTVDLLIFLSATIVDADSDYMNSSRVEDAEEVFAEEPAIEIVVVASEVETNAPVVEIDVSEAEINAPVVETEAPAASKEEDAVEPEDNAQQVQSVMNDLSS, encoded by the coding sequence ATGAGGAACAAGACCCATCGGAAGCCACCCTTTGGTGTGCAAACCAGCATACTGCTGAGCATGCTGCTGTGCTTATCGGCATCTGCGCAGATGACGGGAGAGGAGCTGTCCGCGACGAACGAGACAGACACAATAAGCGCAACAGGAACATCCGACTATGTATCCATACAGGTGGATGGCGGAACGATCCGTCAGGTGTTGAATGCCTTTGCGATGCAGACTCAGCGCAACGTGGTGATTGGGCCGGAAGTGGTCAGCGAAGACGTCAACATTCATTTAAATCAGGTTCGCTGGGATGAAGCCCTTGAAGTGATCCTCAAACCCTACGGATATGGCTACCGAATGGTTGGAAACACGATTGTTATCAGCGAACTGGAAAACTTGGCGTCTTTAGCCGCTGTTGAGCCGCTCGAAACCAGAGTGTTCGATCTTCGCTTCCTGGATGCAGGCGATGTGAAGGAAATGCTGGAAGGACAGCTTTCCAGCAGAGGAAGCATGAGTATTATGCAGACCAGCGGACAAAAAGGATGGGAATTCGCCGCACAAAGCCGGATGTATTCCAGGAGCGGAGCCACATTGACTAAACGTCAACGTTTGGTAGATGAAGAAAACTCAGCTCAGGCCAAGAGTAAAACCATCATTGTCACTGATATCCCCAGCATTCTGGACAGCATTGAGTCCGTCCTCGAAACCATAGATCAGATTCCGAAGCAGATTCTCGTTGAGGCAAAATTTATTGAAGTCAACGATAATTTCCTGAGAGACATCGGTGTGGAGCTCGGGGGAACAGTTAAGCTTGGCGGGAACCCGATCAGTTTTCAGGACAAATTCTTTGACGCCAGTCCCAGTGCATTTGATCCGGTCAGCACGGATATTTCCGGAAAACGTACGCTCAATACGTTCGGCCAGCTTAGCTTTGAAAGCGGTGGTGCGGAATTTCTGTTGAACATGCTTCAGGAAGATGATGACAGCAATGTCCTCTCATCCCCACGGGTCCTGACCCTGAACAACCAGGAGGCAACCATTATTGTCGGACAGAAATATCCGATCATTGAATCGGATGTATCGGGCAGCGGCGGCGACGCCATTACCTCCACCACACTGGATTATTATGAAAACATAGGGATTCAGCTGAATGTGGTTCCGCAGATCAGCGACGAAGGATTCATCAACATGATTGTTCACCCTTCTGTCAGTTCGATCGTCGGCTTTGAAAGCGGTGCTGTTTCCACTGGCGGCAGCACGGACAACCAGGCCTTGACCCAGTATCCCATCATCAATGTTCGCGAAGCTGAAACCCAGATTCTTCTGAAGGACCAGGAAACAACGGTCATCGGCGGATTGCTCGAAGAACGTGACGGGATGACCGAATTCAAAGTTCCTCTGCTGGGAGATATTCCGTTTCTGGGCGCTCTGTTCCGCAGACAGACGAGTGATCAGCGCACAGTCGACCTTCTGATATTCCTCTCTGCCACGATTGTAGATGCTGACTCCGACTACATGAACAGCAGCAGAGTCGAGGACGCAGAAGAGGTTTTTGCAGAAGAACCTGCCATCGAGATTGTGGTCGTCGCATCCGAAGTCGAGACCAATGCACCGGTGGTCGAAATAGATGTTTCGGAGGCGGAGATAAACGCGCCTGTAGTTGAAACAGAAGCCCCTGCAGCCTCTAAAGAGGAAGACGCGGTTGAGCCGGAAGACAATGCGCAGCAGGTCCAGTCTGTAATGAACGACCTGAGCAGCTGA
- a CDS encoding type IV pilus twitching motility protein PilT has protein sequence MSKKQIEPLLKAVREKKASDLLLTVGAAPQLRINGLLEPEDDAPLSAKQLESMVLEILSEHQKLVFETYKSVDFSIDFPSISKFRMNAYYQRGNVALAARIIPDEIPSAQELGLPKIIEEFSGRSSGLFLVTGPAGSGKSTTLASMVDRINRHRSAHIITIEDPIEYEHHHIRSIVDQREIGSDAESFSSALHSIFRQSPDVIMVGELRDLETIHLALTLAETGHLILGTLHTQDTTHAISRIVDVFPSDQQQQIYFQVSQVLIGVVAQQLMLTQDNSKRVLACEVMRVNSGIQNLIREMKIEQIYSMIQAGRKEGMVTMNESLRELLELDLVHAHAALNRTVKPRELLRLIEAHKQ, from the coding sequence ATGAGTAAAAAACAAATAGAACCATTACTAAAAGCTGTAAGAGAAAAAAAGGCATCGGATCTCTTGCTGACGGTTGGCGCCGCCCCCCAGCTTCGTATCAATGGACTGCTTGAGCCGGAAGATGATGCGCCGCTTTCTGCAAAGCAGCTTGAGAGCATGGTTCTGGAAATTCTCAGCGAGCATCAAAAGCTGGTTTTTGAAACATATAAGTCCGTCGATTTTTCCATCGATTTCCCCAGCATTTCAAAATTCAGAATGAATGCTTATTACCAGCGGGGAAACGTTGCGCTGGCGGCACGCATTATTCCAGACGAAATCCCATCGGCTCAGGAGCTGGGACTGCCCAAGATTATAGAAGAATTCAGCGGGCGATCCTCGGGGCTGTTTCTGGTGACGGGGCCGGCCGGCAGTGGAAAGTCCACAACACTCGCCTCGATGGTCGACCGCATCAACCGCCATCGTTCGGCTCATATCATCACCATTGAAGATCCGATTGAGTACGAACATCATCATATTCGCTCCATTGTTGACCAAAGAGAAATCGGCAGCGATGCGGAATCTTTCAGCAGCGCACTGCACAGCATTTTCCGCCAGTCCCCGGACGTGATTATGGTCGGAGAGCTTCGCGATCTTGAAACCATCCACCTTGCGCTGACATTAGCAGAGACAGGCCACTTGATCCTCGGGACCCTTCATACCCAGGACACGACGCATGCCATCAGCCGGATTGTGGATGTATTTCCATCCGATCAACAGCAGCAGATTTATTTCCAGGTTTCTCAGGTGCTGATCGGCGTTGTCGCACAGCAGCTGATGCTGACTCAGGATAATTCCAAACGGGTTTTGGCCTGCGAAGTGATGCGGGTTAATTCCGGAATCCAGAACCTGATCCGCGAAATGAAGATCGAACAGATTTACAGCATGATTCAGGCCGGGCGAAAAGAAGGCATGGTTACGATGAATGAGTCGTTGCGTGAGCTTCTTGAGCTCGATCTTGTCCATGCACATGCCGCCCTTAACCGGACGGTGAAACCCAGGGAGCTGCTTCGACTCATCGAAGCTCACAAACAATAA
- a CDS encoding type II secretion system F family protein: MKQFNYTAKDASGKLIRNMIEAETRQSALSELRRKGLTVVSLMEQDGHHSPITERIRETAQNYRQSAKEKEDLTLASKKKIISARIRLSDMAIFCRQLAISVNSGLSLREALEGIHEDMDVPALKRVLDDIIRKLHDGIPFSKAVANHPRVFSPVFIGMIRAAEEAGSLPETLDRLAAYMESSDKLRRKIKSLMAYPAFVAGFFILICLVMVLAIIPRFQRIFGDLNADLPKFTQAVFAINQYIVTHFLFIVGIAALLSIGYILYGRTKTGGLQIAKIKLDMPLSGTCLKRYIIARICRCLSIMLKSGVPVSTALRIVAKIGDNLAIERAIDEAHAKIISGSTIAAGLNQTDVFPALLIRMLGVGESAGRLPDVLDRVSDAYEDQVEAAITTSTALLEPVIITVFGMMVLLLIISIYLPVFSVAAHIR, from the coding sequence ATGAAACAATTCAACTACACAGCAAAAGACGCCTCCGGAAAACTGATTCGCAATATGATCGAAGCAGAAACCCGACAGAGCGCCTTGTCTGAACTCCGGCGAAAGGGTCTGACCGTTGTCAGCCTTATGGAACAGGATGGGCATCATTCACCAATCACTGAACGCATTCGGGAAACAGCCCAAAACTACCGTCAGTCGGCAAAAGAAAAGGAAGACCTGACTCTCGCCTCCAAAAAGAAAATCATCTCTGCCCGTATCCGCCTTAGTGATATGGCTATTTTCTGCCGGCAGCTGGCGATTTCGGTCAATTCGGGATTATCGTTGAGGGAAGCATTGGAAGGAATTCATGAAGATATGGATGTCCCTGCCCTGAAAAGAGTCCTGGATGACATTATTCGGAAACTACACGACGGCATACCTTTTTCAAAAGCCGTGGCAAACCATCCAAGAGTATTTTCGCCGGTATTCATCGGCATGATACGGGCCGCAGAAGAAGCCGGCTCCCTGCCGGAAACCCTGGACCGTCTCGCCGCATATATGGAGTCAAGCGATAAGCTGCGCCGAAAAATCAAAAGCCTGATGGCCTATCCCGCGTTTGTCGCTGGCTTCTTTATCTTAATCTGTCTCGTTATGGTTCTAGCAATCATTCCGCGTTTTCAGAGAATCTTCGGAGACCTGAATGCCGATCTCCCCAAATTCACACAGGCAGTATTCGCCATCAATCAATATATTGTTACGCATTTTCTCTTTATTGTGGGGATTGCTGCTCTACTGAGCATTGGTTACATCCTGTACGGAAGAACAAAAACCGGCGGACTGCAGATTGCTAAAATCAAGCTCGACATGCCGTTGTCCGGAACGTGCCTGAAACGCTACATCATCGCCCGAATCTGCCGGTGTCTGTCCATTATGCTGAAGAGCGGCGTGCCGGTTTCAACCGCACTGAGAATTGTTGCAAAGATCGGTGATAACCTGGCGATTGAACGCGCTATCGACGAAGCACACGCAAAGATTATCTCAGGGTCCACCATTGCTGCTGGACTGAATCAGACCGATGTGTTTCCTGCCCTTTTGATTCGGATGCTGGGTGTTGGTGAAAGTGCAGGACGTTTGCCGGATGTACTGGATCGGGTCAGCGATGCCTATGAAGACCAGGTTGAGGCTGCAATTACAACCAGCACCGCGCTGCTGGAGCCCGTGATTATTACAGTGTTTGGAATGATGGTGCTTCTGTTGATCATCAGCATTTATCTGCCGGTGTTCTCTGTAGCAGCACATATTAGATAG
- the ileS gene encoding isoleucine--tRNA ligase: MMFKPVSSKVDFAAMEEGILAFWAENETFKKSIENRSADNEYVFYDGPPFATGLPHYGHLLAGTIKDIVPRYQTMRGHRVERRFGWDCHGLPIEALAQDALGLAGAPAIVDAGIDVFNEKCRSMVSTYVEEWEKTVTRMGRWVDFQNDYKTMDKDFMETIWWVFSELWKQGRIYRAHRIMPYSWKLNTPLSNFEAGRNYQDVQDPSVTVRVKLKGFDIENACALVWTTTPWTLPSNLAICAGPDIDYVAVRDEESGDVFVLAEARLSAYYKKEEQYDVLKKMKGSDLKGLTYEPLFDYFKDNENSFVVLNDDFVSTEDGSGIVHMAPAYGEDDYRICSAGNIPLVEPLDVDCKFTSQVPEYEGQFCKDADKAIIKRLKDEGKLIHQSTIQHSYPFCERTDTPLIYRAIDAWYVRVEDLRDEMLANNEQIHWTPEHVGTRRFANWLADAKDWNISRNRFWGSCIPVWVNVDDPDDTICVGSAAELEELSGKKVTDLHKHFVDEILIEKDGKTYKRTPEVLDCWFESGSMPYAQQHYPFENREHFEGNFPAQFIAEGLDQTRGWFYTLMVLSTALFKKPAFKNVVVNGLVLAEDGHKMSKSKKNYPDPLHVVHEYGADALRLYMINSPIVKGESLRFSEEGVKHALRHLLIPLWNSYSFFVTYANVDGWTPDGTRPGQSENLLDRWIESSLANLCQEVTAAMDSYDLQRAVRPFVAFIEDLTNWYIRRSRRRFWKSDDDGDKQQAYVTLYHTLIELCKIAAPFTPFIADEIYRNLRTDDMPESVHLCDFPTAAGAKRDEDLEKQMRIVMDVVVMGRQLRKDNDAKVRQPLRRLDVVSRDSELLNQVDELKEIIEEELNVRSVVFGDDESGFATLTAKANFKALGPRFGKQMKAVASAIANLDDAALKAVAAGGSTDIVLEGETFELTANDVLVAHEPKEGLAVQTQGALVVALDLELDDDLIREGLARELVKEVQNLRKTSGLEVTDRINLTVSSDEAVSEAIAAYDEYIKNEVLALTIETAQVDGEQADLNGHQCVIALQKA; this comes from the coding sequence ATGATGTTTAAACCGGTTTCGAGCAAAGTGGACTTCGCCGCCATGGAAGAGGGGATCCTCGCTTTCTGGGCTGAAAACGAAACATTTAAAAAATCGATCGAAAATCGGTCGGCGGACAACGAATATGTCTTTTACGACGGACCACCGTTCGCCACCGGTCTGCCGCATTACGGCCATTTGCTCGCCGGAACCATTAAGGACATTGTTCCCCGCTACCAGACCATGCGCGGCCACCGCGTCGAGCGCCGTTTTGGCTGGGATTGCCACGGCCTGCCGATCGAAGCCCTCGCGCAGGATGCGCTCGGGCTGGCCGGCGCACCGGCCATTGTTGACGCCGGAATCGACGTGTTTAACGAAAAATGCCGCTCCATGGTTTCCACGTATGTCGAAGAGTGGGAAAAAACCGTCACCCGTATGGGCCGCTGGGTCGACTTCCAGAACGACTACAAAACCATGGACAAGGATTTCATGGAAACCATCTGGTGGGTCTTTTCCGAACTTTGGAAACAGGGCCGCATCTACCGCGCCCACCGTATCATGCCCTACAGCTGGAAGCTTAACACGCCGCTCTCCAACTTCGAGGCTGGTCGCAACTACCAGGACGTGCAGGATCCGTCCGTCACCGTGCGCGTTAAGCTCAAAGGCTTTGACATCGAAAACGCCTGTGCGCTGGTCTGGACGACCACCCCGTGGACGCTTCCCTCCAACCTCGCCATCTGCGCCGGGCCGGATATCGACTACGTCGCTGTTCGTGATGAGGAATCCGGCGATGTCTTCGTGCTGGCGGAAGCCCGCCTCAGCGCCTACTACAAAAAAGAAGAGCAGTACGACGTCCTCAAAAAAATGAAGGGATCGGATCTCAAGGGACTGACCTACGAGCCGCTGTTCGACTATTTTAAGGACAACGAAAACTCCTTCGTCGTTCTCAATGACGACTTTGTTTCGACCGAAGACGGATCGGGGATCGTGCATATGGCTCCGGCTTACGGGGAAGACGACTACCGCATCTGCTCCGCTGGAAATATTCCGCTCGTCGAGCCGCTCGACGTCGACTGTAAATTCACATCGCAGGTTCCGGAATACGAAGGGCAGTTTTGCAAAGATGCCGACAAAGCGATCATCAAGCGCCTCAAAGACGAAGGTAAACTGATCCATCAGTCCACCATCCAGCATAGCTATCCTTTCTGCGAACGCACCGATACGCCGCTGATCTACCGCGCCATCGACGCGTGGTACGTTCGTGTCGAAGACCTGCGCGACGAAATGCTCGCTAACAACGAGCAGATCCACTGGACTCCAGAGCATGTCGGCACCAGGCGTTTCGCCAACTGGCTGGCCGATGCCAAGGACTGGAACATCAGCCGCAACCGCTTCTGGGGTTCCTGCATCCCGGTCTGGGTGAACGTCGACGATCCCGATGACACGATCTGTGTCGGCTCCGCCGCCGAGCTTGAAGAGCTTTCCGGCAAAAAGGTCACCGACCTGCATAAACATTTTGTGGATGAAATCCTTATCGAGAAGGACGGTAAAACCTACAAGCGCACCCCCGAAGTGCTCGACTGCTGGTTTGAGTCCGGTTCCATGCCGTACGCCCAGCAGCACTATCCCTTTGAAAACCGTGAGCACTTTGAAGGAAACTTCCCGGCGCAGTTTATTGCCGAAGGGCTCGACCAGACTCGCGGCTGGTTCTACACTCTCATGGTGCTCTCCACCGCGCTCTTCAAAAAGCCCGCTTTCAAGAACGTGGTCGTCAATGGTCTCGTGCTGGCCGAAGACGGTCACAAAATGTCGAAAAGTAAGAAAAACTATCCCGACCCGCTGCACGTGGTGCACGAGTACGGTGCCGATGCACTTCGTCTTTATATGATCAACTCGCCAATCGTCAAAGGTGAGTCTCTTCGCTTCTCCGAAGAGGGAGTGAAACACGCGCTGCGCCATCTGCTCATTCCGCTTTGGAACTCCTACAGCTTCTTCGTCACCTACGCCAATGTTGACGGCTGGACGCCGGATGGAACCCGGCCGGGCCAGAGCGAAAACCTGCTCGATCGCTGGATCGAAAGCTCGCTGGCAAACCTTTGCCAGGAAGTGACCGCGGCAATGGACAGCTACGACCTGCAGCGCGCGGTCCGTCCGTTTGTCGCCTTCATCGAAGACCTGACCAACTGGTACATCCGCCGCTCGCGCCGCCGTTTCTGGAAATCCGACGACGACGGCGACAAGCAGCAGGCCTACGTTACGCTCTATCATACTTTAATTGAGCTCTGCAAAATCGCCGCGCCGTTCACGCCGTTCATTGCCGACGAGATCTACCGCAACCTGCGCACTGACGATATGCCGGAGTCGGTACACCTGTGTGACTTCCCGACGGCCGCCGGCGCTAAGCGCGACGAGGATCTCGAAAAACAGATGCGCATTGTTATGGATGTCGTCGTGATGGGGCGTCAGCTCCGCAAGGACAACGATGCCAAAGTCCGCCAACCGCTGCGTCGCCTCGATGTTGTCAGCCGCGACAGCGAACTGCTCAATCAGGTCGATGAACTCAAAGAAATCATCGAAGAAGAGCTCAACGTTCGCAGCGTGGTCTTCGGGGATGACGAGTCCGGTTTCGCAACGCTCACGGCAAAAGCCAACTTCAAGGCGCTCGGTCCAAGGTTTGGAAAACAGATGAAAGCGGTTGCCTCCGCAATCGCCAATCTGGACGACGCCGCGCTGAAAGCGGTCGCCGCCGGTGGCAGCACGGATATCGTTCTGGAAGGCGAAACCTTCGAGCTGACCGCCAATGATGTTCTGGTTGCGCACGAACCGAAAGAGGGGCTTGCCGTACAGACGCAGGGCGCACTGGTTGTGGCGCTCGACCTCGAGCTAGATGACGATTTGATTCGCGAAGGCCTCGCCCGCGAGCTGGTTAAGGAAGTGCAGAACCTGCGCAAAACCTCCGGTCTCGAAGTGACCGATCGAATCAACCTGACCGTTTCGTCCGACGAGGCTGTCAGCGAAGCGATTGCTGCCTACGACGAGTACATTAAAAACGAAGTCCTCGCGCTCACCATCGAAACTGCTCAGGTCGACGGAGAGCAAGCTGATCTCAATGGACATCAGTGTGTAATTGCTCTGCAAAAGGCATGA